A single window of Cytophagia bacterium CHB2 DNA harbors:
- a CDS encoding ABC transporter ATP-binding protein, which translates to MPAPLVDIHQLNKWYTRRNGLLAKPAEPVRAVQDLDLQIFPGERLALIGESGCGKTTLAHCLFRLTRPTSGQIFFHGREIGVMQGEELLNFRRQAQFIFQDAEAALHPRLTIGSAIAEPCLAHRQLDKKEARYRALDLLQHVGLCEEHYHALPGELSSGQRHRAVIARALALQPTFLAADEPFSSLDVLTKSRLLSLFDSLQRQFGFTYFFISHDLSLVGQWSQRIAVMKEGRIVAIKENSVPGNSPVGM; encoded by the coding sequence ATGCCCGCTCCGCTTGTCGACATTCACCAGCTCAACAAATGGTACACGCGCCGAAATGGCCTCTTGGCCAAGCCCGCAGAGCCGGTTCGCGCCGTACAAGACCTCGATTTGCAAATCTTTCCTGGCGAACGCTTGGCGCTCATCGGCGAATCCGGCTGCGGTAAGACCACATTGGCGCATTGTCTGTTTCGCCTCACGCGGCCGACCTCGGGACAAATTTTTTTCCATGGCCGGGAGATTGGGGTTATGCAAGGCGAAGAATTGCTAAACTTTCGCCGGCAGGCACAATTTATTTTTCAAGACGCGGAAGCCGCGTTGCATCCGCGTCTGACCATCGGCAGCGCGATTGCTGAACCTTGCTTGGCGCATCGACAGCTTGATAAAAAGGAAGCCCGTTATCGCGCGCTCGATTTACTGCAGCACGTTGGCTTGTGCGAGGAGCATTACCACGCGCTGCCGGGCGAGTTAAGCTCAGGCCAGCGCCATCGTGCAGTCATCGCCCGGGCTTTGGCGCTTCAGCCCACATTCCTCGCCGCTGATGAACCATTTTCCTCACTTGACGTGCTGACCAAAAGCCGCCTCTTGAGTTTATTTGATTCTCTGCAACGGCAATTCGGATTCACTTATTTTTTCATATCACACGATTTATCGCTCGTTGGACAATGGAGCCAGCGTATCGCCGTCATGAAAGAAGGAAGAATCGTCGCCATTAAAGAAAACAGCGTGCCGGGCAATTCTCCGGTCGGAATGTGA